CCAGCGATGATTGTAGTTGGAGATGTAGTGAATATGAGAGACAAAATCAGTTGGTTTAAAGAGCAAATTTTTAAAGAAGATGTCAATTTGGCTAAGTAAGATACACTTAATTTTTAGAATATTAAAATAATTATTTAAATAGGAAAGGTGACGAGCGCATGCAAATGCCAATCATGATTAATTTATCACAAATGAATGTTGTGGTTATTGGAGGTGGTCGAATAGCGACACGACGTGTGGAATTGCTACTTGAGTATGCCAAACAGATTCACATAGTAAGCCCTCAAATAACGGAACATTTAAATGAGCTTATCCAACAACAACAGGTAACATGGCATCAAAAGGAATTTGAAGCCTCAGATGTTGAAAATGCAGACTTAGTCATCGCTGCTACTAATGACGACCTAGTGAATGACGAGGTTAAACAACATCTAGGGTCTCGCACATTATTTAATCATGTAGGTAATGCAAAAGAGGGTAATATCACATTTCCTAATCAACTTAGAAGAGGCAAGCTCACTTTAAGTGTATCAACAGATGGCGCAAGTCCTAAACTAGCTAAGCAAATCATTCAGGATTTGGCACAAACGTATGATGCTTCATATGAAGATTATATTGACTTTTTATATGAGTCTAGACAACTCATTAAAGAAAAAGCACTCACATCAACAGAAAGGCAAAGGTTACTCCAAGATATTTTGACTGAGGAATATAAACATCCGAATGCACAACAGTCTTTTATAAATTGGTTGAAAACACTGGATTCATCCAGATAGGGGGCAAGATCATATATGCGGAAATTACTTGTTTTTGCGTTAGCAGGCTTTTTAGCACAATTAGTAGATGGATCACTTGGAATGGGGTTTGGGGCGTCATCATCCTCCATTTTATTAACCTTTGGCGTGGCACCTGCGATTGTCTCAGCTACAGTTCATTTTTCAGAAATAGCGACAACCGCAGCATCAGGGACCTCACATTGGAAGTTTGAAAATGTCCATTATCCAACGATGTTGAAATTAGCTATTCCAGGTGCAATTAGTGCATTTCTAGGTGCAGCAGTATTAACAAGAATTAATGCTAATGCAATTAAACCACTGATTGCTTTATTTCTATTGTCGATGGGCGTTTATATATTATATCAATTTATATTTAAGCATACGAACGAGGAACATCATTATTCAGGTCAATTTGGCCGAATTAGAATGGTGTTACAAGGTGCTATCGCAGGCTTTTTAGATGCTATAGGTGGAGGCGGATGGGGACCTGTCAATACACCGTTACTTTTATCTAGTAAAAAGATGGAACCACGTTATGTGATTGGTACAGTCTCAGCAAGCGAGTTTTTCGTCACACTGTCAGCATCTTTAAGTTTTATCGTCTTCTTAGGTATGACGCATATCAATTGGTTGGCAGTGATAGCGCTGAGTGTAGGTGGACTGATTGCAGCACCTATTTCCGCATATCTAGTTAAAATCTTACCGATTAATATTTTAGCAATATGTGTTGGAGGATTAATTATTTTCACTAATAGT
The DNA window shown above is from Staphylococcus sp. M0911 and carries:
- a CDS encoding NAD(P)-binding protein; translated protein: MQMPIMINLSQMNVVVIGGGRIATRRVELLLEYAKQIHIVSPQITEHLNELIQQQQVTWHQKEFEASDVENADLVIAATNDDLVNDEVKQHLGSRTLFNHVGNAKEGNITFPNQLRRGKLTLSVSTDGASPKLAKQIIQDLAQTYDASYEDYIDFLYESRQLIKEKALTSTERQRLLQDILTEEYKHPNAQQSFINWLKTLDSSR
- a CDS encoding sulfite exporter TauE/SafE family protein, encoding MRKLLVFALAGFLAQLVDGSLGMGFGASSSSILLTFGVAPAIVSATVHFSEIATTAASGTSHWKFENVHYPTMLKLAIPGAISAFLGAAVLTRINANAIKPLIALFLLSMGVYILYQFIFKHTNEEHHYSGQFGRIRMVLQGAIAGFLDAIGGGGWGPVNTPLLLSSKKMEPRYVIGTVSASEFFVTLSASLSFIVFLGMTHINWLAVIALSVGGLIAAPISAYLVKILPINILAICVGGLIIFTNSNALLSYFVEDEVLSNIVRVIIIVVVLSLLVNQVIRNRILSFSYNKSRVNKYN